A single region of the Elgaria multicarinata webbii isolate HBS135686 ecotype San Diego chromosome 14, rElgMul1.1.pri, whole genome shotgun sequence genome encodes:
- the LOC134408734 gene encoding protein C19orf12 homolog, which translates to MPVSVNDVMQLLCHVSEERKMKAAFKHSGRGALVAGATAFVGGLMGGPPGIAVGGAVGGLLGAWMTTGQFKPIPQILLELPPVEQQRLYDNAYAIIRNLDWTDTAQLIALVMGNAAIQERLLGMLTNYLANELKAEIQYGT; encoded by the exons ATGCCCGTCAGCGTGAATGACGTGATGCAGCTCCTGTGTCATGTGTCCGAAGAGCGGAAGATGAAGGCTGCCTTCAAGCATTCTGGGCGAGGGGCGCTTGTGGCAGGTGCAACTGCTTTTGTTGGAGGCTTGATGGGCGGCCCACCTGGCATAGCCGTAG GGGGCGCTGTTGGCGGCTTGCTTGGTGCCTGGATGACCACCGGACAGTTCAAACCCATCCCGCAGATTCTTCTGGAGTTGCCTCCCGTAGAGCAGCAACGGCTCTATGACAACGCCTACGCCATCATTCGCAACTTGGACTGGACCGACACGGCGCAGCTCATAGCCCTGGTCATGGGAAATGCAGCCATTCAAGAGAGGTTGCTAGGCATGTTGACGAACTACCTCGCCAATGAGCTCAAAGCTGAAATCCAGTATGGAACCTAG
- the PLEKHF1 gene encoding pleckstrin homology domain-containing family F member 1, giving the protein MVDHLANTEINSQRIAAMEHCFGTSGQPLAVPGRVLLGEGILTKECRKKAKPRIFFLFNDLLVYGSIVINKRKYSSQHIIPLDEVTLETLPDTLQMKNRWMIKTAKKSFVVSAASQTERKEWISHLEECIRHLLSKTGRQPPTEHAAPWIPDKATDICMRCTQTKFSALTRRHHCRKCGFVVCGECSRQRFLMPRLSLKPLRVCNLCYKQLMAEEKKEMEDQVKPLPSPLSHYDPSSGDDSDRSDEDKVEQWPVEAEFYTADVAWSSFHR; this is encoded by the coding sequence ATGGTCGACCACCTGGCTAATACTGAGATTAACAGTCAACGCATTGCTGCCATGGAACACTGCTTTGGGACATCCGGCCAGCCCTTGGCCGTGCCGGGAAGGGTCCTCTTGGGCGAAGGGATCTTGACCAAAGAATGCCGCAAAAAAGCCAAGCCGCGCATCTTCTTCCTTTTCAATGACCTCCTCGTGTACGGCAGCATTGTGATCAACAAACGGAAGTACAGTTCCCAGCACATCATCCCCCTTGACGAAGTCACCTTGGAGACGTTGCCAGATACCTTGCAAATGAAGAACCGGTGGATGATCAAGACGGCCAAGAAGTCGTTTGTCGTTTCCGCGGCCTCCCAGACGGAGAGGAAAGAATGGATCAGCCACCTGGAAGAGTGCATTCGCCACTTGCTGTCCAAGACAGGTCGGCAGCCCCCCACAGAACACGCCGCGCCCTGGATCCCCGACAAAGCCACCGACATCTGCATGCGCTGCACGCAAACCAAGTTCTCTGCTCTCACACGGAGGCACCACTGTCGGAAATGCGGCTTCGTGGTGTGCGGGGAATGCTCGCGGCAGAGATTCCTCATGCCCCGGCTGTCCCTGAAGCCTTTGAGAGTTTGCAATCTTTGCTACAAACAGCTGATggcagaagaaaaaaaggaaatggaagACCAGGTGAAGCCCTTGCCTTCTCCGCTGTCTCACTACGATCCTTCCAGTGGGGATGACAGCGACCGATCCGATGAGGACAAGGTGGAACAGTGGCCCGTGGAAGCAGAGTTTTACACGGCAGACGTGGCTTGGTCATCTTTCCATAGGTGA
- the LOC134408698 gene encoding protein C19orf12 homolog — MPINMNDVMQLLGRVSEVQGMKAALRHSGRGALMAGLGAFLGGMMGGPFGIAIGGAVGGLVGANMSAGQFKPVPQILMELPPTVQQQLYNDAYAILKDFNWTDLAQITALVLANSTLQTKLLGVVTNYLTNELNAEIQYGKKKP, encoded by the exons ATGCCCATCAATATGAATGACGTGATGCAACTCCTGGGCCGTGTATCCGAAGTGCAGGGCATGAAGGCGGCCCTGAGGCATTCGGGACGAGGTGCACTTATGGCTGGGCTGGGCGCTTTTCTCGGAGGCATGATGGGAGGCCCCTTCGGCATTGCCATAG GGGGTGCAGTTGGTGGCCTGGTCGGTGCCAATATGTCTGCTGGTCAATTCAAACCGGTCCCTCAGATCCTCATGGAATTGCCGCCCACGGTGCAGCAGCAGCTATACAATGACGCCTATGCCATTCTTAAGGACTTTAATTGGACCGACTTGGCGCAGATCACAGCCCTGGTCCTGGCGAATTCAACCCTTCAAACCAAGTTGCTGGGTGTGGTCACAAACTACCTCACCAATGAGCTCAACGCTGAAATCCAGTATGGGAAGAAGAAACCATAA